A genomic stretch from Oleomonas cavernae includes:
- a CDS encoding YitT family protein translates to MAGNDVEAEKPAHSLFDNLQGLAFGVIMVSFGISLLKAQGLITGQAAGVAFLISYSGGIEFGLVFFVVNLPFYVLAALRIGWGFTLRSLACVASISVLTSLAPRLFSYAHVEPFSGAVVAGLCVGIGSIGLFRHGASGGGVGILAYYIQQRTGFRAGWLQLLLDAVIFTAAAFVLPGWGVLVSMVGALALNLLVAVNHRGDWYIAR, encoded by the coding sequence ATGGCGGGCAATGACGTCGAGGCGGAAAAACCCGCGCATAGCCTGTTCGACAATCTCCAGGGCCTCGCCTTCGGCGTGATCATGGTGTCCTTCGGCATTTCGCTGCTGAAGGCGCAGGGGCTGATCACCGGCCAGGCGGCGGGGGTGGCTTTTCTGATCAGCTATTCGGGCGGGATCGAGTTCGGGCTGGTGTTCTTCGTCGTGAACCTGCCCTTCTATGTCCTCGCGGCGCTGCGCATCGGCTGGGGCTTCACCCTGCGCTCGCTGGCCTGCGTCGCCAGTATCTCGGTGTTGACCAGCCTGGCGCCGCGATTGTTCAGCTATGCCCATGTCGAGCCGTTCAGCGGCGCGGTGGTGGCGGGCCTGTGCGTCGGCATCGGTTCGATCGGGCTGTTCCGCCATGGCGCGAGCGGCGGCGGTGTGGGGATCCTGGCCTATTACATCCAGCAGCGGACAGGGTTTCGCGCGGGCTGGCTGCAACTGCTGCTGGACGCCGTCATCTTTACGGCCGCGGCTTTCGTCCTGCCGGGCTGGGGCGTGCTGGTCTCGATGGTGGGCGCGCTGGCGCTGAACCTGCTGGTCGCCGTCAATCACCGCGGCGACTGGTACATCGCCCGCTGA
- a CDS encoding mediator of RNA polymerase II transcription subunit 7, with the protein MADESDNLILVYSRRMDTTLARVDERIGDLTLRVNDVQASIAGLRRHQAQDAGVVAHMQAQLDRLRDEIERIKRRLEISPSPVAE; encoded by the coding sequence ATGGCTGACGAATCCGACAACCTGATCCTGGTCTATTCGCGGCGCATGGACACGACGCTCGCGCGTGTCGACGAGCGCATCGGGGACCTGACGCTGCGCGTCAACGATGTTCAGGCGTCGATTGCGGGCCTCAGGCGTCATCAGGCGCAGGATGCGGGCGTGGTCGCCCACATGCAGGCGCAATTGGATCGGCTTCGCGACGAGATCGAACGCATCAAACGCCGCCTGGAAATTTCTCCGTCGCCCGTGGCCGAGTGA
- a CDS encoding inositol monophosphatase family protein codes for MAFRSPLINVMASAATKAARGLKRDFGEVENLQVSKKGPADFVSVADQKAEDVLYAELSRVRPEFGFLMEERGVVEGKDKSHRWIVDPLDGTTNFLHGLPQFAISIGVERDGEIIAGVVYNPISDEMFWAEKGAGAYCNEHRLRVAARKDLRETVIATGIPFHGRGDHLRFLKELGIVMREVAGVRRFGAASLDLAFVAAGRFDGFWETDLAPWDIAAGIILVREAGGIVSDVKGTRKVLNQPEIIAGNEIVHEKLRILIERAGLPRKPKPAKPAKAEAETAPQ; via the coding sequence ATGGCGTTTCGCTCGCCGCTCATCAATGTCATGGCTTCCGCCGCCACCAAGGCCGCCCGCGGCCTGAAGCGCGATTTCGGCGAGGTCGAGAACCTCCAGGTCTCCAAGAAGGGCCCGGCCGATTTCGTCTCGGTCGCCGACCAGAAGGCGGAAGACGTGCTCTATGCCGAGCTGTCGCGGGTGCGCCCCGAATTCGGCTTCCTGATGGAAGAGCGCGGCGTGGTCGAGGGCAAGGACAAGTCCCACCGCTGGATCGTCGACCCGCTGGACGGCACCACCAATTTCCTGCACGGCCTGCCCCAATTCGCCATCTCGATCGGCGTCGAGCGCGACGGCGAGATCATCGCCGGCGTGGTCTACAACCCGATTTCCGATGAGATGTTCTGGGCCGAGAAGGGCGCCGGCGCCTATTGCAACGAGCATCGCCTGCGCGTCGCCGCGCGCAAGGACCTGCGCGAGACCGTGATCGCCACCGGCATCCCGTTCCACGGCCGGGGCGATCATCTGCGCTTCCTCAAAGAGCTTGGCATCGTGATGCGCGAAGTGGCCGGGGTCCGCCGCTTCGGTGCCGCCTCGCTCGATCTTGCCTTCGTCGCCGCCGGGCGCTTCGACGGCTTCTGGGAAACCGACTTGGCCCCCTGGGACATCGCCGCCGGCATCATCCTGGTGCGCGAGGCCGGGGGCATCGTGTCCGACGTCAAGGGCACGCGGAAAGTGCTGAACCAGCCCGAGATCATCGCCGGCAACGAGATCGTCCACGAGAAGCTGCGCATCCTGATCGAGCGCGCCGGCCTGCCGCGCAAGCCCAAGCCGGCCAAGCCGGCGAAGGCCGAAGCGGAGACGGCACCGCAATAG